A portion of the Vespula vulgaris chromosome 24, iyVesVulg1.1, whole genome shotgun sequence genome contains these proteins:
- the LOC127072245 gene encoding uncharacterized protein LOC127072245, translated as MDLGIVGNATGASGGAVACPVCTLYLREGISLQRHLDTHPKEQVIEALIKASSTTSQQTQQLPSPTSVPPVPSSIQSPQNTPPHIQQTTAHVSAQSPYPIGPIFECPPIGTMMPPQFASFSYQQFVNNGTMMIPQYAMAPQTNQMMQMLYNPYGMYQQQQIPTVQMISPVAAIPNTTRIRPVVTMAGETNSRTTITVPVNSSEPKQILPEILPEPEVESEQDLPDINFPASPEVANENTSMQQDGNENSRIQIEHRGQQIQNATMQDQSTVQHEYNSIPRSLTITCNIENEDDDNAESVLPDIDERETVHMVASVVQCKTTHYEEQSEIRRFDQEYKNDSNKLNLEPQDVLGRTIDIEKEKLEEEKSSDEKEKSENESVPSQVPATEMAKDTAQPEVEQLEQLLITIMESEFNSASTKEHDVQKDEEEKENMEESVSIHADEEITPNIIDVISNSHNSDIKECNIEMEITEEPKICVEDKSDKSYILYHYKDSLSAPPSPAIRKKSTRTYSVRSEFGSNENLSVYPVGFDATTLQDEEDDDEKNMTEDNFDEADMEIEAIPSPHTPFMKYGESTEGVRSHTPLSAISGISVLRVRKDLSKPCSPASAHSFCHIDGDSMSHDDESNDLREITMEKDPISCPQIEEEIKVDKYEENVCENVEKKGDNSNHVYHQSVITEHVSLFPPIHSQQPVLIQDSYPLPNNKNHNLLNLSESINPTTSTESKNYHCNKSIIQKQSMELLNINEDAHAGPMNVFEFDGLQILVPSTFISESSQKAVSATSQQSMASSEGGAGIDEEVKSVNMRADETMPPRGELSEQESNGCTEQSAWQVYMGQESSRMSTSYDLMARESWEESEGSDNEISGPLLDSRSLATHFTSSLFLDRDRKTPTKRTFKCSHCPEVFDCPKERRVHSTMVHKEPGPSSSRDATEQPEVKDIKLLDGRMNVFDDIFVPGLHVQQMYHQQPLLHQLQPPQPDLAKIETDQKGENLTIPSTVEVSCALCNQRFNSEKALQLHHKRMHIVEVSKRIREQAKCVICNEEFPSVVLFNAHLKIHPLECGQCGKYFYRKQNYKLHMKRHLGIKPFPCTLCDKAFLTKQKLDEHTNGHTGNAPVKCNLCNETFRRYSNLTQHKNRHHLNIKKKLKDYICQCGEIFHTKKKLAWHKETHDEKPKACTYCNERFIHMASLTRHMRRAHNRRFVPDAQRENENVECPICKCIYLRSSLAVHMRVHNGEKPYECQVCSKAFSTKWNLQLHKWTHAARSTKPFKCNQCSAAFYRHSDYTAHMNSHRNVRPYTCNYCGAQFIRKYNCLRHVKEHEENKAYTCDVCNKTFHRSYYLKEHLRVHSGARPYTCHICGKSSGTKSNHNKHVRIHHAREPVNTEN; from the exons ATGGATCTTGGCATCGTAGGTAACGCAACGGGTGCATCCGGGGGGGCCGTCGCCTGTCCCGTTTGCACTCTTTATTTACGCGAGGGTATTAGTCTTCAAAGACACTTGGATACACATCCCAAGGAACAGGTCATAGAGGCCCTCATTAAAGCCAGCTCTACGACCTCTCAACAGACGCAACAACTTCCATCGCCGACATCAGTACCTCCTGTTCCTTCCAGCATTCAATCACCGCAGAATACACCACCGCACATCCAACAGACGACTGCGCATGTTTCTGCTCAGTCTCCGTATCCCATAGGGCCTATATTCGAATGTCCACCGATTGGTACTATGATGCCTCCTCAATTTGCCTCGTTTAGTTATCAACAATTTGTCAATAACGGGACCATGATGATACCACAGTACGCGATGGCTCCACAGACTAATCAGATGATGCAAATGTTGTATAATCCATACGGTATGTATCAGCAGCAACAGATACCCACTGTTCAAATGATCTCTCCGGTTGCAGCCATTCCTAATACCACGAGGATAAGACCTGTGGTTACTATGGCTGGTGAAACCAATAGCAGGACCACCATCACTGTACCTGTAAATAGTTCTGAGCCAAAGCAGATCTTACCTGAGATATTACCAGAGCCAGAAGTAGAAAGCGAACAAGATCTGCCTGACATAAATTTCCCAGCATCCCCCGAAGTAGCTAATGAAAATACTTCTATGCAGCAAGACGGAAATGAAAATAGTAGAATTCAAATAGAACATAGAGGCCAACAAATACAAAATGCAACCATGCAGGATCAAAGTACCGTGCAGCACGAATATAATAGCATTCCTAGATCTTTAACAATCACTTGCAACATTGAAAATGAAGACGATGACAATGCTGAAAGCGTACTGCCCGATatagatgaaagagaaacggtGCACATGGTTGCATCGGTTGTCCAATGCAAAACTACCCATTATGAGGAACAATCCGAAATACGAAGGTTTGATcaagaatataaaaacgatagTAATAAACTCAATTTAGAACCGCAAGATGTTCTCGGACGTACTATTgatatagaaaaggaaaaattagaagaggagaagtcttcggatgaaaaagaaaagagtgaaAATGAATCTGTCCCATCTCAAGTTCCTGCAACAGAAATGGCAAAAGATACTGCACAACCTGAGGTAGAACAATTGGAACAATTGTTGATCACTATTATGGAATCAGAATTTAATAGCGCATCGACGAAGGAGCATGATGTACAGAAggacgaggaagagaaggaaaatatggAGGAAAGTGTTTCGATTCACGCAGATGAAGAAATAACTCCAAATATAATAGATGTGATTTCAAACTCTCATAACAGTGATATCAAGGAATGTAATATAGAAATGGAAATTACGGAAGAACCAAAAATATGTGTAGAAGACAAATCAGacaaaagttatattttatatcattacaaGGACAGTTTATCTGCTCCACCCTCGCCAGCAATACGAAAGAAGTCTACTCGAACGTATTCAGTTCGTTCAGAATTTGGCTCAAATGAAAATCTTAGTGTTTATCCTGTTGGATTTGATGCGACTACATTGCAAGACGAAGAGGATgacgatgaaaagaatatGACGGAAGATAATTTTGATGAAGCAGATATGGAAATAGAAGCAATACCTAGTCCTCATACACCTTTCATGAAGTATGGCGAAAGTACAGAAGGTGTTAGGTCCCATACTCCATTGTCTGCCATTAGTGGTATATCAGTACTAAGAGTTCGAAAAGATTTAAGCAAACCTTGTTCTCCTGCATCTGCACATTCATTTTGTCATATAGATGGGGATAGTATGAGTCATGATGATGAAAGTAATGATTTAAGAGAAATTACAATGGAGAAAGATCCTATTAGTTGTCCCCAAAttgaagaagagataaaagtagataaatatgaagaaaatgtATGTGAAAATGTGGAGAAGAAGGGAGACAATTCGAATCATGTGTATCATCAATCCGTAATAACAGAGCATGTTAGCTTATTTCCACCAATTCATTCGCAACAGCCTGTTTTAATACAAGATTCTTATCCGTTACCAAATAACAAAAATcataatcttttaaatttatcagAATCTATCAATCCAACTACAAGCACTGAATCAAAGAATTATCACtgtaataaatcaattattcaaaAACAGTCAATGGAACttcttaatataaatgaagatGCTCATGCTGGTCCAATGAATGTTTTTGAGTTTGATGGACTTCAAATTTTAGTTCCTAGTACATTTATAAGTGAATCATCACAAAAAGCAGTGAGTGCAACTAGCCAGCAATCTATGGCAAGTAGCGAGGGAGGTGCAGGTATCGATGAAGAAGTTAAAAGTGTTAATATGCGTGCTGATGAAACTATGCCACCCAGAGGTGAATTATCAGAACAAGAAAGTAATGGCTGTACAGAACAGTCCGCTTGGCAg GTTTACATGGGCCAAGAATCTTCAAGAATGTCAACATCTTATGATCTAATGGCAAGGGAAAGTTGGGAAGAATCAGAAGGATCAGACAATGAAATTAGTGGTCCATTGTTAGATAGTCGATCTTTAGCTACGCATTTTACATCTAGCTTATTCTTAGATCGTGATAGAAAAACGCCTACAAAAAGGACATTTAAGTGTTCACATTGTCCAGAGGTTTTTGACTGTCCTAAAGAACGTAGAGTCCATAGTACAATGGTGCACAAAGAACCTGGACCTAGCAGTAGTAGAGATGCAACAGAACAACCAGaagtaaaagatataaaattattagatgGGCGCATGAATGTGTTTGATGATATTTTTGTACCAGGCTTACATGTGCAACAAATGTATCATCAACAGCCATTGTTACATCAACTCCAACCGCCACAACCAGATTTAGCAAAAATAGAAACCGATCAGAAAGGTGAAAATTTGACGATTCCTTCGACAGTAGAAGTATCTTGTGCATTATGTAATCAACGATTTAATAGTGAAAAAGCTTTACAGTTACATCATAAGAGAATGCATATAGTCGAAGTATCGAAACGTATTCGTGAACAGGCAAAATGCGTAATATGCAACGAAGAGTTCCCATCTGTTGTATTGTTTAATGctcatttaaaaatacatcCGTTAGAATGTGGACAATGCGGGAAATACTTTTATAGAAAAcagaattataaattacatatgaAACGTCATTTAGGAATCAAGCCCTTTCCTTGTACGCTATGTGATAAGGCATTTTTAACTAAACAAAAATTAGATGAACATACTAATGGACATACAGGTAATGCCCCTGTAAAGTGTAATTTATGTAATGAAACCTTCCGTAGATATTCAAATTTAACTCAGCACAAGAATAGACATCatcttaatattaaaaagaaattgaaagacTATATATGCCAATGTGGAGAGATATTccatacgaagaaaaaattagcaTGGCATAAAGAGACGCATGATGAAAAACCTAAAGCATGCACGTATTGTAATGAAAGATTTATACATATGGCTAGTCTTACACGTCATATGCGTCGTGCTCACAATAGGAGATTTGTTCCTGATGctcaaagagaaaatgaaaacgtgGAGTGTCcaatatgtaaatgtatttatttgcgATCATCTTTAGCTGTTCACATGCGTGTCCATAATGGTGAAAAGCCCTATGAATGTCAGGTTTGTTCCAAGGCTTTTAGTACGAAATGGAATTTACAATTGCACAAGTGGACTCATGCAGCTCGTAGCACAAAACCATTTAAGTGCAACCAGTGTAGCGCTGCATTTTATCGACACAGTGATTATACAGCTCATATGAATTCTCATCGGAATGTACGTCCATATACGTGTAATTACTGTGGAGCTCAGTTCATACGAAAATATAACTGTTTAAGACATGTAAAAGAACACGAGGAGAATAAGGCATACACATGTGATGTTTGCAACAAAACTTTTCATAGGTCATATTATCTAAAAGAACATTTAAGAGTGCACTCAGGAGCAAGACCATACACATGTCACATCTGTGGGAAATCAAGTGGTACGAAATCTAATCACAATAAGCATGTAAGAATTCATCATGCCCGAGAACCTGTAAATACTGAAAACTAA